A stretch of the Polaribacter pacificus genome encodes the following:
- a CDS encoding sensor histidine kinase — translation MNLEKYKSLNSIFIWIILFFSSLVMLEWILKTKILFGIDGAGATTKFNTAFLFFLSALCLLFSKKKEKPFQILFSSLTLIIMAFSLLTIAEYIFNISLVDNLLVKDTVTPELPGRMSLATACSFTFVSTGFAGLLTKKIKYQRIAQHTILITSFITFLSIVTFVLRIPLENKLFFFKTMSIQTSIAFMLITFTLTFKYPKIGFTKMLLGNNYGSQTLRKSLPFTVLIPFLLSFILLSLINKGAIAVGFGILLYTMVLIFLSLLYFYYISVGMNKSQELRKHLEQNILLKNQELSQYKEALDKVAILAITDKNAIIKYVNEKFCSMSQYSMEEIIGKTDILVRSGYHPKSFHRNIIATVSSGIPWFGEVKNKKKDGTFYWTDTALIPFKDSNGNIYEYMAIKFDITERKNNEELLASKYVKTLEQKNKELEQFSYIASHDLQEPLRTITSFSDILYTEYYNKLDDQAKQIFTFIKEASGRMSNLIKNLLDYSRIGHQEELVKVDCNKLLNNINKDLTTLISETKTTIKISELPIITGYPTSIRLLFQNLISNAIKFSKKDEAPEITIGYTDKKDAWEFSIKDNGIGIQKEYQKKIFSIFQKLHAKEKYKGTGIGLAHCQKIVNLHLGEIWVKSNPNEGSTFYFTISKEII, via the coding sequence ATGAATTTAGAAAAATACAAATCTTTAAACAGTATTTTTATTTGGATAATCCTTTTTTTTAGCAGCTTGGTAATGCTAGAATGGATTTTAAAAACAAAAATTCTTTTTGGTATTGATGGGGCTGGAGCTACAACAAAATTTAATACAGCTTTTTTATTTTTCCTTTCTGCCTTGTGTCTTCTTTTTAGCAAGAAAAAAGAAAAGCCTTTCCAAATACTTTTTAGCAGCTTAACGCTCATAATCATGGCCTTTAGTTTACTGACAATTGCCGAGTATATTTTCAATATCAGCCTTGTAGATAACCTACTTGTTAAAGACACAGTTACACCAGAACTTCCTGGAAGAATGTCTTTAGCCACCGCCTGCAGTTTTACTTTTGTTAGTACTGGGTTTGCAGGACTTTTGACTAAAAAAATTAAGTATCAAAGAATTGCACAACACACCATTTTAATTACATCTTTTATTACATTTCTCTCTATAGTTACTTTTGTATTGCGGATTCCTTTAGAAAACAAATTGTTTTTCTTTAAAACCATGTCTATTCAAACATCGATTGCGTTTATGCTAATCACATTTACGCTAACATTTAAGTATCCTAAAATTGGTTTTACCAAAATGTTACTGGGTAATAACTATGGGAGCCAAACATTAAGAAAATCACTTCCCTTCACTGTTCTTATTCCTTTTCTACTTAGCTTTATCTTACTTAGCTTAATCAACAAGGGAGCTATAGCTGTTGGTTTTGGGATCCTTTTGTACACTATGGTGTTGATTTTTTTAAGTTTGTTATATTTTTATTACATCTCGGTTGGGATGAATAAATCACAAGAACTAAGAAAACATTTAGAACAAAATATCCTTTTAAAAAACCAGGAATTATCTCAATACAAAGAAGCTCTTGATAAGGTTGCTATATTGGCTATCACTGATAAAAATGCGATCATTAAATATGTCAATGAAAAATTCTGTAGCATGTCACAATATAGCATGGAAGAAATTATTGGCAAAACAGATATTTTGGTGCGTTCGGGGTACCATCCGAAATCTTTCCATAGAAACATTATAGCTACTGTATCGTCTGGAATACCTTGGTTTGGAGAAGTAAAAAACAAAAAAAAGGACGGAACTTTTTACTGGACAGACACTGCTCTTATTCCTTTTAAAGATAGCAATGGAAACATTTACGAATACATGGCTATCAAATTTGACATTACAGAACGTAAAAACAATGAAGAATTATTAGCGTCAAAATATGTCAAAACACTTGAGCAAAAAAACAAAGAACTTGAACAGTTTAGTTATATCGCTTCTCATGATCTGCAAGAACCTTTAAGAACCATTACCAGTTTTTCTGATATCCTATACACAGAATACTACAACAAGTTAGATGACCAAGCAAAACAGATTTTTACCTTTATAAAAGAAGCTTCAGGTAGAATGAGTAATTTGATAAAAAACTTACTAGACTACTCTAGAATAGGGCATCAAGAAGAGCTCGTTAAAGTGGATTGCAATAAACTACTCAACAATATAAACAAAGACCTAACTACCTTAATATCAGAAACAAAAACTACTATTAAAATTAGCGAACTCCCAATAATAACAGGGTATCCAACCAGTATAAGATTACTTTTTCAAAACCTCATTAGCAACGCAATAAAATTCTCAAAAAAGGATGAAGCCCCTGAAATTACGATTGGGTATACCGACAAAAAAGATGCTTGGGAATTCTCAATCAAAGACAATGGTATTGGTATCCAAAAAGAATATCAAAAGAAAATATTTTCAATTTTCCAAAAGCTTCATGCCAAAGAAAAATACAAAGGAACTGGTATTGGCCTAGCGCATTGCCAAAAAATTGTCAATCTCCATCTTGGAGAAATATGGGTAAAATCTAACCCAAACGAAGGCAGCACATTTTATTTTACAATCTCTAAAGAAATTATATGA
- a CDS encoding M1 family metallopeptidase: MKNFLSFLLVTFFFSNSLLAQKKQFTRQDSLRGSITQERIWWDLTYYHLEVQVFPETKTIKGKNTIEYKVKSPYQLMQIDLQAPLKITKVTQNGKELKVIHEGNAHFIQLVKKQKVGTKNAVEVYYEGQPKEAVNAPWDGGFSWKKDKNGNDFIATSCQGLGASVWWPNKDHMYDEVENMDISIRVPSHLMDVSNGKLKKVEKHNDNTTTYHWTVKNPINNYGVNINIGDYVHFSENFKGEAGSLDMDYYVLSYNLEKAKKQFKQAPMMMKAFEHWFGPYPFYEDGYKLVEVPYLGMEHQSSVTYGNKYANGYLGRDMSGTGHGLKFDFIIIHESGHEWFANNITYKDMADMWIHESFTNYSENLYVDYYYGKKASADYVIGTRRGIRNDRPIIGAYDVNDSGSGDMYSKGGNMLHTIRTIINNDEKWRQILRGLNSTFWHQTVTTAQIENYISKEADIDFSSVFDQYLRDHRIPTFTYSIKNNELTYQWTTAISSFNMPVSVRIEGKEYHLQPTTKPQNLELNAGGTKLEVNRNYFVKTLQK, translated from the coding sequence ATGAAAAATTTTCTTTCTTTTTTATTAGTTACCTTTTTTTTTAGCAATAGCCTATTGGCGCAAAAAAAACAATTTACAAGACAAGACAGTCTAAGAGGATCAATTACTCAAGAACGAATTTGGTGGGATCTAACCTACTATCATTTAGAAGTTCAAGTCTTTCCTGAAACCAAAACAATTAAAGGAAAAAACACCATAGAATACAAGGTGAAATCTCCTTATCAGTTAATGCAAATAGATTTACAAGCTCCTTTAAAAATTACAAAAGTTACTCAAAACGGGAAAGAACTAAAAGTTATACATGAAGGAAATGCTCACTTTATCCAATTGGTAAAAAAGCAAAAAGTTGGGACTAAAAATGCTGTAGAAGTGTATTATGAAGGTCAACCTAAAGAAGCTGTCAATGCTCCTTGGGATGGTGGTTTTTCATGGAAAAAAGACAAAAATGGAAATGATTTTATCGCTACCTCTTGCCAAGGATTGGGAGCAAGTGTTTGGTGGCCTAACAAGGATCATATGTATGATGAGGTAGAAAATATGGACATTAGCATTCGAGTTCCTTCACATCTGATGGATGTATCAAATGGAAAATTAAAAAAAGTTGAAAAACACAATGATAACACCACTACTTACCATTGGACAGTTAAGAACCCTATTAACAATTACGGTGTTAATATTAACATTGGTGATTATGTTCATTTCTCAGAAAATTTTAAAGGAGAAGCAGGAAGTTTGGACATGGATTATTATGTGTTGAGCTACAACTTAGAAAAAGCCAAAAAGCAATTTAAACAGGCTCCTATGATGATGAAAGCCTTTGAACATTGGTTTGGGCCTTACCCTTTTTATGAGGATGGTTACAAATTGGTTGAAGTGCCTTATTTAGGTATGGAGCATCAAAGTTCTGTGACCTATGGAAACAAATATGCCAATGGTTATTTAGGCAGAGACATGTCAGGAACTGGTCATGGCTTAAAATTTGATTTTATTATTATTCATGAATCAGGGCATGAATGGTTTGCCAACAATATTACATACAAAGACATGGCAGATATGTGGATCCATGAAAGCTTTACCAACTATTCTGAAAACTTATATGTAGATTACTATTATGGTAAAAAAGCATCAGCAGACTATGTAATTGGCACTCGAAGAGGCATTAGAAATGACCGTCCAATTATTGGAGCCTATGATGTAAATGATTCTGGCTCTGGAGACATGTATAGCAAAGGCGGAAATATGCTGCACACCATTAGAACCATCATTAATAACGATGAAAAATGGAGACAGATTTTACGTGGCTTAAATAGCACTTTTTGGCATCAAACGGTAACGACTGCACAAATTGAAAATTATATATCCAAAGAAGCGGATATTGATTTTTCATCTGTATTTGATCAGTATTTAAGAGATCATCGCATTCCAACATTTACCTACAGCATTAAAAACAATGAATTGACTTATCAATGGACTACCGCCATTTCTAGTTTTAATATGCCGGTTAGCGTTAGAATTGAAGGCAAAGAATATCATTTACAACCTACAACTAAACCTCAAAATTTAGAATTAAACGCAGGTGGAACCAAGCTTGAGGTTAATAGAAATTACTTTGTAAAAACGCTTCAAAAATAG
- a CDS encoding TIGR01777 family oxidoreductase, translated as MSKILVTGGTGLVGQQLISLLHKQKHEVAILTRNPKKTNEYLWDLHKNLVDDKAFENIDYIIHLAGAGVADKRWTKKRKEEILNSRVSSTQLLYQKITSLKIPLKGFICASATGYYGASTSETIFSETDKPAHDFLGSVCDAWEQTALSFQQIDIPVTILRTGIVLTEKGGALQKIKTPVISPLGSGKQYLPWIHIDDLINLYHKAITDHDFTGIYNAVAPEHQTNYSFSKQVALTFKKPFLGIGVPSFLLKLILGEMSQILLEGSRISSKKLKTKNYTFTYPNLNKALESFVKTTQA; from the coding sequence ATGTCAAAAATTTTAGTCACTGGAGGAACAGGTTTGGTTGGGCAGCAGTTAATAAGCCTACTTCATAAACAAAAGCATGAGGTTGCTATTTTAACGCGGAATCCTAAGAAGACAAATGAATATCTCTGGGATCTTCATAAAAATCTTGTGGATGACAAGGCTTTTGAAAACATCGACTATATAATTCATTTAGCCGGGGCCGGTGTGGCTGACAAGCGATGGACTAAAAAACGAAAAGAAGAAATACTCAACAGCAGAGTGTCTTCCACTCAGCTACTTTATCAAAAAATCACTAGCCTTAAAATCCCTTTAAAAGGATTTATTTGTGCTTCTGCGACTGGATATTACGGTGCTAGTACTAGCGAAACTATTTTTTCTGAGACTGATAAACCAGCACATGATTTCTTAGGTTCTGTATGTGATGCTTGGGAGCAGACTGCTTTAAGCTTTCAACAGATTGATATTCCTGTCACAATTTTAAGAACAGGTATCGTTTTAACAGAAAAAGGAGGAGCTCTTCAAAAAATAAAAACACCCGTCATTAGTCCTTTGGGTAGCGGCAAACAATACCTCCCTTGGATCCATATCGATGATTTGATTAACTTGTATCACAAAGCAATCACAGACCATGATTTTACGGGAATCTACAATGCAGTAGCTCCTGAACATCAAACCAATTATTCGTTCTCAAAACAAGTAGCTTTAACTTTTAAAAAACCTTTCTTAGGAATTGGTGTTCCTAGTTTTTTATTAAAGCTAATTTTGGGAGAAATGTCACAAATTCTTTTAGAAGGAAGTCGAATCTCTTCTAAGAAACTAAAGACTAAAAACTATACATTTACATATCCTAATTTAAACAAAGCTCTAGAGAGTTTTGTTAAAACAACACAAGCATGA